GGGAACGGGTTCCGTTCGCGCGGATGCGCGCAACGGCAGGAGGTACGGAGAACCGGCCGGTTCGTGACGAGTTCTCGCGAGTCGTCACGAGCGGCCGGTCGTGACGATCCGAACCGATCGACGTCGGCGGTCGTGCTACGAGGCGGTGCTCGTGACGCCGGTGACGATGCCCGGCAGCAGCAGTTTGGTCAGCAGGTTCCGGTTCGTCTCCCCCATGGGATCACCGAAGTCCATGCGGCCGACGAGGATCAGCTCCACCAGCGTGATCCAGGTGCAGATCTCCGCGTCGGTGATGCCCTCGCGGATCTCGCCACGCGCACGCGCGGCCTCGATCAGGGGTGCCCACATCTCGAAGGTGAGCCGGGCGGCGAGTTCGGAACTGCCTTCGAGCGCGGTGCTGCGGCCGACGTGCTCGGGGCTCACGATCAGGCGGATGGCCGCATCGCGTCGCCCGCGGTCGACCAGGTAGAGCAGCCCGTCGACCAGCTGCTCGGAGAAGGAGCCGAGGTGGGCGACGTACGCGTGCGCATCCCGGAAGAGTCGGCGGGCGCGGGCCTCGATCAGCGCGGTGATGAGGGTGTCGCGGTCGCGGAAGTAACGGTAGATCGTCGGGCGGGAGACGCCGGTTTCCCGGGCGACGTCGTCGATCGTGGTCTTGACGATCCCGAAACGCTCGACGGCGTTGTCCGCGGCAGCGAGGATCTGGGTGCGAGCGGTCTCGGCATTGTCACTGAGCACACTCTGACGCCGAGCCATACACCCCCCTGCTGAATCCTTTACTTCCTCTTGAATGATTATAGGCGAGTTCGCCGTGCTCGCTCGCCGGCACCCGTCCGGGGCCGGCGAGCGAGCGATGTCTCACGCCGAGGGCGTGAACTTGATCGGCAGACGCATGCATCCACGCACCTGGCTGGCGTGCAGGATCGGCGGATCGTTCTCGATCAGCTCGTAGTCCGGGATCCGCCGGTGGATCTCTTCGAGCGCGATCGTCAGCTCGACACGCGCGAGGTGCGAGCCGAGGCAGCGGTGCGGACCGCCACCGAAGGTGAGGTGCCGGTTGGGATGCCGGTCGATCTGCAGCTCCTCCGGATCGTCGAACTCCTCCGGATCGCGGTTCGCGGAGCAGATGGTGAGGATGAGCTGGTCGCCCTCCTTGATCTGCACCCCGCCGAGCTCGACATCGCGGGTGGCGCGACGGCCGGGCGTCACCGGCGCCTCGAAGCGCAGGATCTCCTCCACCGCACTCGGAATCAGCGACTCGTCCTCGAGCAGCGCGCGACGCTGCTCGGGGTTCTTCGACAGGTGGATGATCGACCAGGCGAGGGCGCCCTGCGTGGTGTGCAGTCCGGCGATGAGCAGCAGGAAGCACATGCGGTAGAGCTCTTCGTCGGTCAGCAGCCGCTTGCCGTCCTCGAACTCCACCTCGGTGTGAATGAGGGTCGAGGTAATGTCGTCGCCCGGGTTCTCGCGGCGCTCCTGGATCATCTTGTGGAAGTAGCCGAACATCGCGAAACCGGCGGCGACCTGCGCCTGCTGGTTCTCCTCGGGACTGAGACCCGGCTTGCCCATGAGCACGACATCGGTCGCCTCGGTGAACAGCGGGGCATCCTCCATCGGCCAGTCCATGAGCGCGAGGAAGACGCGGGTCGGGAGTTCGTGTGCGAACGCCGAGATGAACTCGACCTCACCCTTGCCGGCGAAGTCGTCGATCAGCTCGTTGACCAGGTCCCGGATCTGCTCGTTGAGAGCTTTCATCCGGTTGGGGCTGAACAGCGGCTGCAGGGCGAGACGGTAGGCGGTGTGCTCCGGCGGGTCGAGCTCGATCGGGATGAACTTGCCCATGCCGCCGGGGCCCGTGACCAGATTGTTGGGGTAGCTCGAGAACGTCTCGGCGTCACGCAGGACTTCGTGGATCTCCTTGTACCGCGTGACGATCCAGTGCCCCCCGTAGGCAGTGGAGTACACGACCGGTCCCTTGGCGGCCAGCTCGGCGACGCGCTCCTGGAGGTTGTCGACCGGCTGAGCGAGGGTCTGGTCGTAGATGTCGAAATCGACCACCAGATGTTCCGGCACTGCCTTCTCTGTGGTTGTCATGATTCTTCCTCTGGGTCGGGCCCTCAGCGGGGTTCGATGTTGAGTGCTCGTTCGGGGCAGACGACGACGGCCGCTTCGGCGGCACGCACGTCGTCCTCCGATGAAAGGTCGTGCAGGACAACCGGGTATCCCTGGTCGTCGCAGTCGATCAGTTGAGGGGAAGTGGAGTAGCACAGCCCGTGTCCGGCACAGACCGACATGTCCACCACGAGTCGTTGCACCTGCTGGCGAAGATCGGACATTTGTTGTGTCCTGTCCTTTCGAACGTTCCTGCCCGGCGGTACCACCGGAAACCACCCCGGCGTGCGCGCGGGCGGGCCGGGCCACTGCGCCCGGTGAATGAACGAGAAAATCGGATTTGTTGCCGGACAGGGCGATCCGCCAACAAAGTACGACCGTTACCGGAGGGTCGAGGACTCGATCACCGGTGTCCGATCCATGTGACACAGGTTACCCGCATGTTCCATGTTACGTCAATCGAAATTTGTAAATTGATTCGTCGTGTCGGGTCCGCAGGTCACGCGCCGGCGGAACACCGCAGGCGAAAAGGGCGTCACCCCACGAAGAACGCCCGCGGAAAGTTCCGCGGGTGTTCGTTCACACGAGTGGGAGCCCGGCCGTCAGCGGCCCCGTCGTCTCAGCGACTCTGCGGCGCCGGCGCGTCCTTGATGATGCACGGCAGC
This region of Rhodococcus sp. Z13 genomic DNA includes:
- a CDS encoding TetR/AcrR family transcriptional regulator is translated as MARRQSVLSDNAETARTQILAAADNAVERFGIVKTTIDDVARETGVSRPTIYRYFRDRDTLITALIEARARRLFRDAHAYVAHLGSFSEQLVDGLLYLVDRGRRDAAIRLIVSPEHVGRSTALEGSSELAARLTFEMWAPLIEAARARGEIREGITDAEICTWITLVELILVGRMDFGDPMGETNRNLLTKLLLPGIVTGVTSTAS
- a CDS encoding cytochrome P450; protein product: MTTTEKAVPEHLVVDFDIYDQTLAQPVDNLQERVAELAAKGPVVYSTAYGGHWIVTRYKEIHEVLRDAETFSSYPNNLVTGPGGMGKFIPIELDPPEHTAYRLALQPLFSPNRMKALNEQIRDLVNELIDDFAGKGEVEFISAFAHELPTRVFLALMDWPMEDAPLFTEATDVVLMGKPGLSPEENQQAQVAAGFAMFGYFHKMIQERRENPGDDITSTLIHTEVEFEDGKRLLTDEELYRMCFLLLIAGLHTTQGALAWSIIHLSKNPEQRRALLEDESLIPSAVEEILRFEAPVTPGRRATRDVELGGVQIKEGDQLILTICSANRDPEEFDDPEELQIDRHPNRHLTFGGGPHRCLGSHLARVELTIALEEIHRRIPDYELIENDPPILHASQVRGCMRLPIKFTPSA
- a CDS encoding ferredoxin; the encoded protein is MSDLRQQVQRLVVDMSVCAGHGLCYSTSPQLIDCDDQGYPVVLHDLSSEDDVRAAEAAVVVCPERALNIEPR